One Drosophila ananassae strain 14024-0371.13 chromosome XR, ASM1763931v2, whole genome shotgun sequence genomic window, ttatgtttaatttagGATTAAGAGGGccgaactaaaaaaaaaatttattacccCTGGGTTAGGAGCACCGATCCGCACTGTTCACTTAACTACATACCCGCAGATCCGGCCCCTTTCAAATCTGTTGAATTTGGCGGCTGGCCAAAGGCAGGTAGCTCCTGCTAAAGGCAGCAGTCCGGGCTTCTCGTAGATAACGCTCCTGGCTATAGTCCTTTCTATTTCCACTTTTTAGCACtttgttgtttaatttttcttttccacGAGGTTAGTACCCGATTTTAAATCAACGTAGACGCGACTGTCCCTTACGGCTGCGCACACAAAAAAGAGAGCGAAACTGCACGCCTCCGAGCTTTTAAAGCCAGCTGCAGCGGAAATGCCCCCGATCTAAAATCATCCTCCATATTTAGATCAACCCGCTAATCTTCCCTGATCAGCACCCCACCAGAGTAGACTAATCTCCCGCTGAGCTTAACCGGTAATAACTAGGTTTTCTAGCGCCACCtattgttaaaatttaagcgtccCAAAATAACAGAACGTAATCTGTTCACTTTAAACGCTGCAACGAATTCAACGGCTACTCCATTCAAATATTGAGGTCTTCTTTTACCTATCTCGTTTAAATTATTGATTTTCTTCAAAGTCCCttcagaccaccgctacaAAGCTCCCCCGCTACATTCAGGCTAGGGTATATCCAACGTACCCTAGACTGAAAACCCAGCTGAAGGGACGCTATTGACGAATGTCTTTGGCGTGATTTCCAAAAGTCCACCCCTAAATACAAATCTTGTTTCAAAGATGGCACAATATAAATCGTAAAGGACTTCGCTACATTTCAAATTCTAACTCAACCTTCATTAACCCTAATACCCGTTGAACAGTTCCATCAGCCGTGCTCGTTTTCTGCTTAAGGGGCTTGTAAACCATTTGACTGGCAACTATTTCTTTGGCTAAACTCCCTCCTACACAGGATATAGATGCTCCTGAGTCCAGCAACCCGTAGACGGTGCGATTTAGAAATTTTACTGGCAGGAATGGTCGAGGATCTCGAGAAGTCATCTGGAGTTCACAGACATACTTAATGCCTTGACGAAACTTTCGAATATTGTGCCAAAATGATTTCATTCTAGCAGCGCTACGAGTTTTCGGGGGTTGTAAAGGTTTGCTACTATTACTTGTCGAAATTTTAATTTCCGAAATTTCACCTATCTTCCTATGTAACAAAGCCAAATCCGGGTTTGTTTGTACGTCCGGTCTATTACTTGAAGCATTTATGGATGCCTCACTTCCTATTCGGTAATCGTTGATTGATTTGGTCGAGCACTGGAAGTCTTCGGTCTGTACTTCGGCTTCGCAGTGCTGCCTTTGAAGTTTTTTGAACACTTTAGACAGCTTGGTTTATAAGTGTCGGCCGCACCGCAACCATAACAAAAAATCCGTCGTTCCTCTACACATTCTTGGTAGCGGTGTCCCTCTTCTTGGCAGTTCCAACATACAAGAGTAAAAGCTTCTACAGCCTCTTCATCATCGGACTCAGTAGGCTTTCCCTCATCACCAGGTATTATCTCCGAAACGTCCCTTTTAAATGGATTACTTTTGCCGTAACCATGAGTACGCCTCACGTCTTCAAGAAAGGATTCCCGGCGCCTACATATCTCTCTCAAATCAGAAACGGAGCTAACTTCCACGTTTAAAATTTCGTGCCGAATCTCCGGTctcaaattatttttgagtACTCGGACTAACTTCGCCGTACCCCATGGTTGTTCGAGCTGATCTGTTAACACTGAGATGCTGTCAAAGAAACTATCAAAGCTTTCATTGGGTTTTTGCTTTCGGTTCCGTATTAGCTCCTCGATATCGCCATCATCTCTTCCTTGCCTAAATTGCATTCGCAGAGCCTCGCATAATCTGTCCCAACGAACTACACCAACCGACTTGTGGAATCtccaataaaattcatttgctTTGCCTTCAAACAAGACATTTGCATACCGGCATAGTATCCCGAAATTCCCTTCCAAAGTTTGATGCGTAAGGGCTTCAACTCGGTATATAAAGTTGTCCACCGTTACACCGGTTCCTGAATATTTTATTCTCCAACTGTTTAGGATTTGAGCTACTTTATCTGGTCTTTGCTCCAACTCGCTAACTCTGCTATGTTGTGACCTTGGTGATGCTACCGTCGGTCCTGTCCTATTCCGGTTGAAGGAAGTATTTTCTAACGTGAGTAAATCTCTATTATCGGTAGCTATTTCACTATTTCTCCTTTGTCTTTCGCCCTCGTTCGCCTGAGCAGTGCCTGCATCATTGGACGAGGAACCATTCGGCGTTCCCAATAGTTTTTGTAGACAGGCTCCTACGCAGTCTTCTAGCCTTTCGGACAACATAACTGAGAGTCGTCTCTCCACTTCTAATAACGTCAGATCGTTTACGATCATATCAGCTTCTACGGGTCTTGAGGAGCTGGTAGACAGCAAAGTGCTGGGATTGCGCCCCCTCTCGTGTACATTCCCCTCAGCATTAGCGCTGATATACGGATCGCTAGCGGCTAAACTCCTCGTAGGTTCTGATTGTTGCATACGAGATCTTGACCGGGTTTCGCGTGCGTCCGGCGCCTTACTCCCAGATGGCCCACATTGGTATTTGCAAACCGGACAGAGTCTGCTTTTTTGAAAATGGGATTCTATACACCGCCTATGGAACTCGTGATTACAGGTTGTTCTTGAGGACTCGGCTGCCGTTTCGATCTCAGCCTTGCAAATGGAACACACAGGCTTTGAGCTTTCTCCAGAAGCCATCTTTTCCGGGGACCGGTCCAAacccattttaaaatttttttagatattttacTAACGCCttaaaaaaacccaaaaatagCAACAACCAAACAAATTCTCAAGAAATATAAAAGGTATCTAAACTGAACTCAAGCTTAATGCCACGCCTGTCGCaggtttgattttttttagtttactAATTTTCTTCGCAAAAGTTACAAGGGGTTCGAATTCCTATTTAGAGGACTACCCTTTACTCGAAATTCCTAGAGGGAGATGATAACACCTTTAACTGATCCTGGTCAATGCCCTTTCTACAAAATGTAGCATTTGTTTCCAGATCAGAATCTACGGAATGTTTTATTTATCTCGGAAAGTAAATAGAGTTAAAAGTTCGGGTTTTCGCTATTAACTTTTAGGTTAATACACTGCTCGCAAGCTTGTGCACTAAATTCCCATTAAATTTTGACTAGCGATACCCTTATTACGAGAGGAATAGAAACGATTTCCATGGGTGTTAATTTTAGTCGGACAGACAACTAACCGCAGATGTATTTGTTCTGTGTTCGCGCACTAACTAACTTCTCCGATGGTTTCGTAGGAAATGATGTGGATAAATCCAGAATTTAGCTTTGGCCAGAAAAGACACTAATGTAATTTTAACTGTTATCCTCACTATCTTCTGCTTTTAGCCAGACCTTTGGATAAAAGGATtagaataataaaatttgaagTTCTATTCGTAAGTCCCTATGAGTGTTTATTTTACTCACAGAGGCCCTTCACGTTGAGCGCCACTTTTCTTTAGGATTATTAATAATTAGAACTGTAACGTGTAACGGTGTGGGTAATGAAAGGGACCCGCCTTCACAGGAGCACGCTATAGAGTCCGGCTCTCGCTCGTCGGCTTGGGGGGTGGAGGTCTTGTTTCGGACGGATCGTACGGGTTACAAATTAATAATCTAAAGTCAAGAATTGAGCGTGCTAGCGACATAAGAATTGCAAGATAGAACCGGTAAAGTATATAGAAGATCAAATTTTATAGAAGGGGGATAGAAAAGGACGAGAGCGCGAAGAGGTAAACTAAACGGAACCACTGGTGTAGATGTGGTCTCCAATTTGCCCTCCCAACCTAAGATCATCATCCTTGAGAATGGCTCTGATGACCCCTTTATCCTGCGACCGCTAGGTCATTAGCTGAGTTCAGATGTTATAGATTTAGTTAGTTTTCATGATCAATATTAACGggatttaattttcaaatagaCTTAGGTGCTAATATAAAGATAAATGAATTCAAGTACTTAGATAACTTTAATGCTacaaattgaatataaaaagtagaaaaaaaattcttcaTAAGGTTTTCGATTTAAATTTGTCTAATGTTCAAAAGGATtcaaaagtaaatttttttaaagtgttCATAAAGTACACAAGCATGGCTTCGATATGTAAATATACACCTTGAAGAGGTTTAGGTATTCTATTAGGCTAAATTTGAGAGATAAATGGTGTACTTTTAGTCAAGCTTAAAGCTTTGTTATAAGTTTAcgttatttaaattttgataaaTGCATAGACGACTAGGCGCGCTACAATGTTGGGCagtttcttataaaatttctcAATAGGCAAATTTTCAATAAGGGGAATTTATGATATAATAAAACCATGTACTAAACGACTCACATTGTTCACTCCGGATCCAGCGTAGAAAGATCGATCTTCCGAGGGCTGAAAGCTGTAAAGTGGCATAAAAGTGGTCATCCCCAAAATTATGCATTAAAATTTAGTGTTGCCTGCACAAAAGTGTAGAGATCCTCATCGCTAAAAAAATTCTGGAGATTGATGCTTGTATATAAAAGCTTTAAGCTTGCATACAAGCGTTTGTacacactgagagaaattggATTAGATAAACTTATAactaaaaaaatgaaataatttgaaaacaGGATGCTTGTGGTATGGAACCGAAATTGGTTTGGACTTAAGTGACtaaggaaatattttatataaaaaaattcagttttataattaagaaaatatCAAATTAGGTTAGAGACACGTGATTCCAATTCACATTCTTGGACTGGCAGAAAGGCATATTTATGTGTTTCAGGAATTTTCCAGGATCCGAACTATTAGTGGCAAGGATTTAGTGGCGCGATTGTGGCGATGTGGTGTCCTTCTGGGGCTCAGGATTGACCCTCTAAGTCATTCGTGTATTTAGATGTCGCGACAGGGCTGGAGCTCGGGACGAGGTACAAGAGATTTGGGAGCGTCGTCAAATCATTTCATCCGCCAAATTTTTATCAGTCCCTCAACGAATTTCCCgttttatgtttaatttagGATTAAGAGGGccgaactaaaaaaaaaatttattacccCTGGGTTAGGAGCACCGATCCGCACTGTTCACTTAACTACATACCCGCAGATCCGGCCCCTTTCAAATCTGTTGAATTTGGCGGCTGGCCAAAGGCAGGTAGCTCCTGCTAAAGGCAGCAGTCCGGGCTTCTCGTAGATAACGCTCCTGGCTATAGTCCTTTCTATTTCCACTTTTTAGCACtttgttgtttaatttttcttttccacGAGGTTAGTACCCGATTTTAAATCAACGTAGACGCGACTGTCCCTTACGGCTGCGCACACAAAAAAGAGAGCGAAACTGCACGCCTCCGAGCTTTTAAAGCCAGCTGCAGCGGAAATGCCCCCGATCTAAAATCATCCTCCATATTTAGATCAACCCGCTAATCTTCCCTGATCAGCACCCCACCAGAGTAGACTAATCTCCCGCTGAGCTTAACCGGTAATAACTAGGTTTTCTAGCGCCACCtattgttaaaatttaagcgtccCAAAATAACAGAACGTAATCTGTTCACTTTAAACGCTGCAACGAATTCAACGGCTACTCCATTCAAATATTGAGGTCTTCTTTTACCTATCTCGTTTAAATTATTGATTTTCTTCAAAGTCCCttcagaccaccgctacaATTCAAGCAGCCTTCAAGGAGAAGATGGGGTTGTTAGTAGATTTCCCTAAAACAGGAGGTAGTGGATCGACAAACGACGGAAACACCGCACGTAGGTTTTTTAACGATCCAGATATTTCATCTGAAATAACGGGCATCGACATAATTTTGATAAAACGATTTGGCATAATTTTGCAAACTCTGTCTTCTGGTTTTGAAATCAATAGCAAAAAATTTGAGGTTTATGCGCTCGATACGGGAAAAATGTATGTGAACTTGTATAATTGGTATAATATGCCAGCTTTCGTCCATAAAATACTGATTCATGGTGCAGCCATAATAAAAACTGCTTTGCTGCCTATTGGACAGCTCTCTGAAGAGGCACAGGAGTCTTGtaataaagatttaaaaagATTTCGAGAAAATAATACACGTAAAATATCAAGAAAAGATACCATGATGGATTTGATGCATAATTTGCTAATTTCTTCTGATCCAGTAATactttcaaaatcaaaatacGCTCAAAAGCAACCAAAGCCTCTAGCAAAAGAGGTTATGGAACTTTTGAGGCTGCCGTTAGATCAGAACGTCTGCTCAGATTCAGATAGTGATTTTTAGTGAGccaatatttttacaaattgttgcagttaaatttttctttaacatttctttagttaaaaaaaaaaatttctttaaaatttaaaaacaaaaattaaaaaaaaaaatttttttttttaattttaaaaaaattgaaaaaaaaattataaaaaatttaataaaattaaaaaaaaaaaaaggagagtcTAAATTTACCGTAAAGCTCCACGTGGTACTCTCTGGGGTCGTGAAAAATGAGATAATATATTCACCAGCTAATTACGGAAGTAACAACTGCCATATTGGAACCgccattttgaattttgaaatttcgACTTCATATTCGAAATCAGCGACCCCCAAAACCCCCGAGTACAAATTTTGAACTCTCTACGTTGAGTTTCTGATTTATGACCACTTTTTCCCACTAGCCGGACCACTGTGCAgccccttgaaaaaaatttgaatcaGTATATCTGTAAACTATATGAGGTATTAAGATAATTCGAATGCAGATTTTTAGTTTTACTTTTCAACAACAAATATATGTttctatttagtttttaagatttttttttacatttattaataatatttaaagaaaaataccCCTGAAAATACCGCCGCAGCTTATTTCAACCAGTTAATTTTTAGCACTGCCATGATCATTGTTTTGTGTTGGATTTGATCAACTTTGTGCCAAAGTTTGTTTTGTTCTGCCACCTTGGAAAATTGATAATTATAAAGATATAAGTAATGGCTATCCATATTCCTTAAACGTTTGATTCAATCCAacttatttatgaaatttattaaaaactatcgtCCGTGAAGTCTTTCTAGTCCAATAAATTATTCATTCTGCCATATCTTTCAGATATCTCCGAATCCATTTATATATTCATCTAATCTGTAACGAACAGTCATGGCGCGAGAATCCTGTACTGACAGATTCGGGTGGGACGGGAGGTGCACGCTGTTGCCGGCCTAGACCTCGTCGGCTAGTGGGTGGGTCCCTCTGAAACTCCCCTCTCTCCCCGCAAGATCCAAGGAACGATCAGGTGACAGCATGGCGGCTGCAAATCAGACTCGGCTGTATTTCCTTAGCacattataaacattttattatttctaatCCACATTATATTCCCTTGATTCCTAATCTTACAATCTGAACCTAATTGCTAAACTTCATTCAATATCTCTTAAATCTAGAGCAGATGTACTAAATTACGACAAAACTTCAATTATCAATCATTAGGGAATCTTAATTTCTACGATTGcgcaataaaaatataaagaaaagtgGGTCTTCACACCCGCTAACAAGCATGCCAGTGTGAGAAAGTTCGCGCGAGGGACGTGGGACGGAATCGGGGTTCCAGACCCTGAGATTGGGAGTGATATGTTGGTTTATTTGCTTGATCTGATTTAAACTACCGCTGTAGATTCAACGTGTGGATCATGCCCGAGCTTGGGATTGTCCGAAGGATGCAGACGGCAACAAATGACTCTACTTCGGGTAAATTTAACTATATTTCTCACTCACCACTTCATCCAGTTGTTGCGATGATGAAAGCGCTTTCTTCATGCCACCTGTAGGGGAGTGGTACAAAATTTAAGGGTCGCCAGATGCTTCCCGATGTTCTTAAAACTAACAAAGAAAGAATCCCTACGTCGTCGCCTGCTCTTGGATTTGCCTTTTCCTTCGGAGCAATCGCCGAACGCGAGTGACCTGCGGGCAGCAACAGTCTACGCAATTATCACCGCGAAGTTTCCTTCCTCCTTTATAGCTCCGCCAGCTCGTTGCCCCCGGGTTCGGGCGCGCTTGCGTCTGCTCTTTCTTGAAACTCCTCTTTCAGAGCACGCGGTTGCCCGAAGTCCTCTCCGAGGGTGAGGTCAAATCCGCCTCCGTCGCTGGGATCGCCTCCTAGGTTCCTTCTTTTCTCTCCTTCTGTTGCTCCTGCGCCGATACTAATGCGGCGCAACTCCCGCCGCGCTTGTGCCGGGAGCGTGCCGCCCTCCTTCTCCTCGCTTCCGCTGGGGCCCACGGAGTCAGCTACTCCAAGTTTCACTGCCCGGGGGGCACACCCATGCGCCCACTCAGCCTTGATATTCGCCGAGTTCCTATACAAAACCCCATTAAATTTTCCACCTAACCTCACTAACCAAGCTACACTCACCTAAGCGGGTTATTCCCGAGCTCTGCCACTAAAGCCGTCTCGGCTTGTACCCAATCGACGCTTTCCGCTGCGGATCGGCGTAACTCCAGATTCGGAGTCCGTATTTCCGGGTCCGTGCTCCTCCGAGTCCACTTCGCACCGTTGTTGTCTTTCTTTTCTTAATCTCAGCCCCGAATACCTTCGGTGCCGCCGGTTCACGTGGGAAGAACGCAAGCTTCACGCCGCCATTCGGACCTACATCATACCCGTTCGATCGTACATGATCCCCCCTGTCGCTGGGCTGCCAACTTCTGTAACTTACccctatcgatatttttcggCGTTGCCACCTCGACCATCGCTGCCTGCCTCTGTTACAAGCCTGTTATTGGCCACAAAAAGATCGAGGACTTATGTATTAATATTGACAACAAAATCATTGGATTGACAAGGATGACAAACCACTGGATATTTTACCAAAGAGTAATGTAAATAAATCTTCAAACAAAGCACCATTAAAGAAATTGAAGAAAAATTGAATAACGCATCTagtatataaaaagaaaaagagatGAATAAAAATAGATGTGTAAAAATGGCATTTACAATTTATATCAAAAGAGTGATGCTATCAAtctgttcaagcattgaacacgataaaaattccaaacatagaatgtaagagatcggaaccatgggaataagtgattaatagcatggtttgaaagacgatctcctgcagtctaaccaaatatttatgtggtgcacttgaagcacttaagaaagggtcacatagcatgtcagcgtccgttgataagtagttttaaatagatttaagattttcatgtatgtttcttgtaagagaattgtaagaaataaaaacagttttaaaacggaactcattggagtaacaccattatttaaggggctcctcttaacacaATCAGTCTACTCCTTATTATGGTtatgtatttaataaaatactatACATCTCGAGAGCATAAATTATTATTGCTGCAATTTGAGGTTATGCTTTTCGAGGAACACCATAAAAAACTGGAATATTCAAAAGCAACCCTAGAAGATATGGAAGAAAACGAGCTCCTGTACTCAAACtgcaaaatacaaatttaactACAAAATATGTCCCTGGAGTGATGATGGAGCAACGAGTGATGGAGATACTCGACGAATACGTCCTACACTCCTTCACTTTATAGGGAACAGTAATAGTTTTTTTGCGCTTgcgttttaaatttttgaccTTATCAGAATCTTATCAAACGCGGGTTTTAGACTTTATTTTAAACACAAATTTTGTGATTAAATCTTTTTATGAAGTTTGTGCAGTATTatatttgggtgagcattttatagatttagaaaaatttgaaatccAAATATATGTAGTTCTgcctcattttctttttccgCCTCTTTGTATATTTGCACTTATTTGCTCTCCCCCCTTTACTAACTCTCTCCTCTACTTACCTTTTATTAACCATATAGGTACAGTGGTTAAAGGCTACTTTGTAttacaaaaaatgtttttctttctaaataaataaaatgaaaataatggAATATAATTTTGTCTCCTCGttaaaatcgtgcaataagcCGATTTCATTTCCCAGGCCAGCACCTATTGTTGGCTGTGTGAAAGTTTCTCACGTGCCAAATGTgctggccttactgcatctgtctcggatgccatttcccgccgtgttggcctcaattattgctgcagtgggtgTCGGACTGACCAAGATGAAATGCGATCCTTTatgcgacagaccaagagtggatttaaagagttgatcgttggtttttgaaaaataaacgATAAACTCAGTGCGCTGGATACTCAAATGAATCTCCTAAACGTACAAAATCCGCAACTACGAAAGTTGCAACCACATAGATCGCGGGACAGCTTGATCCACCCCCAATTATGTAGCCGCTTTTACCTTGCTACCCCAAGAGCAGGAACGGTAAAGATGTCAAAGATGGTTTTCgaaagggacttcaaactgatgtcATTTACCCAGACTTCAGAAAAGCAAATTATTCAGTTGGATTAAATCTTTGGGGATTTCCTACAGAATTCCTTACGTGGATCTCAAGCTACTTGGAAGATGGAAGAACACATAgagttatatttaaaaaagtacATTCACGCTTAGTTCGTCCTACATCTGGATTTTCTCACGGAAGCCATCTCGGGCCGTTACTGTTTACTCTTTTTACTAATGACTTGACCCCAGCATTAACAAACtcgctggtactaatgtatGCAGACGATGTTTGACTGCTTCCCAATTCAGGTATCAGTTCGATCTCGTTTATTTTCAAAGTTGGTGTTTGTTAAAAACTTTTTAGATAAAAATGCACAATTTTGGCTTTCTTTCTATGAGATAGAGAAAtataaagataaagaaaaattaagtcaggttaatgatcttggttTCTATCGCattatttcattttcctttcttttaaATATAGAACCACCCATTATAAACTTATTAGGAGAGCAGAGCAATTTCCCATCGTTATCTTTATATTCTTTCTATCCAGTACTAACTCGGATCTACTCCCGCAATTCGAGCCGTACGGTATGCAGCAGAACCCTtaggtcggttggacgggaggtgggatTAAGGTATCTAgtgggaaaaaatatttttctctttaatatataataaatacatatttaggaaattttttaaatgaaaaaaattgtaCTCTATTAGAAATAGTCAAGCTAAAACTCGCGGTCTGACTTAAATGCATACCGTTTACTACTGCAAAGTACGAGCTGCGGCGATATCTGTAACAGAAGCTTATATATAATACGAAGTGGTacaaaagagaagaaaagAACCGCAAGAGTTTCAATGTAACCAGACTACATAATATGTTTTTCGCCATGACTCTAATAAAAAATcatgatattttttaatacatttaagttaaaattaaattaaatttaataaattagttATAACGGTTTTAGGAATCCACTTTTTAAAATCCTCGTCGTGAAGTCagtcat contains:
- the LOC116655303 gene encoding uncharacterized protein LOC116655303, with product MGLDRSPEKMASGESSKPVCSICKAEIETAAESSRTTCNHEFHRRCIESHFQKSRLCPVCKYQCGPSGSKAPDARETRSRSRMQQSEPTRSLAASDPYISANAEGNVHERGRNPSTLLSTSSSRPVEADMIVNDLTLLEVERRLSVMLSERLEDCVGACLQKLLGTPNGSSSNDAGTAQANEGERQRRNSEIATDNRDLLTLENTSFNRNRTGPTVASPRSQHSRVSELEQRPDKVAQILNSWRIKYSGTGVTVDNFIYRVEALTHQTLEGNFGILCRYANVLFEGKANEFYWRFHKSVGVVRWDRLCEALRMQFRQGRDDGDIEELIRNRKQKPNESFDSFFDSISVLTDQLEQPWGTAKLVRVLKNNLRPEIRHEILNVEVSSVSDLREICRRRESFLEDVRRTHGYGKSNPFKRDVSEIIPGDEGKPTESDDEEAVEAFTLVCWNCQEEGHRYQECVEERRIFCYGCGAADTYKPSCLKCSKNFKGSTAKPKYRPKTSSARPNQSTITE